Proteins from one Variovorax sp. PBL-E5 genomic window:
- a CDS encoding DUF6283 family protein: MAWKLARTRQCAKCPWRTDVDPRDIANGYSEERHRALARTIAKPADFTSLDAPLHMMACHETEKAHCIGWLANQVGPGNNIPLRMRLRDCENAHRIQTVGEQHLTFDDTLPKDTPK, encoded by the coding sequence ATGGCCTGGAAGCTAGCTCGGACCCGCCAATGCGCAAAGTGCCCATGGCGCACTGACGTTGACCCGCGCGACATCGCCAACGGCTACTCGGAGGAACGGCACCGCGCCCTGGCGAGAACCATCGCCAAGCCGGCCGATTTCACGAGCCTGGATGCGCCGCTGCACATGATGGCATGCCATGAGACGGAGAAGGCGCACTGCATCGGGTGGCTCGCAAACCAGGTCGGCCCTGGCAACAACATCCCGCTGCGCATGCGGCTGCGAGATTGCGAGAACGCCCACCGCATACAGACCGTAGGTGAGCAGCACCTCACCTTCGACGACACCCTCCCGAAAGACACGCCCAAGTGA